In one window of Campylobacter coli DNA:
- the queA gene encoding tRNA preQ1(34) S-adenosylmethionine ribosyltransferase-isomerase QueA, which produces MKDLLLSSYDYTLPNELIATYPVHPKEDAKLLVFERKNNQISHTTFKNLQDFLPDCTLFFNDTKVIKARIYGNKSSGGKIELFLHQPCLGSQDSLFLAQIKGRVKKDEILSFEQNLKAQVVELLDDGLRKVQFFQNNEILNTFKLYKLLDTIGHVPLPPYIKRSDEKSDLEDYQSIFAKNLGAVAAPTASLHFSENMLENLKKRHEIYHLTLHVGAGTFKSVECENLENHKMHSEFFDIPKKACEVIDSQKKILGIGTTVTRTIEYYARTKQSQGFCDLFLHPHNPPLRQDYLLTNFHLPKSTLIMLVSAFIGRQNCLKLYDIAIKEKYRFYSYGDAMLIL; this is translated from the coding sequence ATGAAAGATTTACTTCTTTCAAGCTATGATTATACCTTACCCAACGAACTTATAGCTACTTATCCTGTGCATCCTAAAGAAGATGCCAAACTCTTAGTTTTTGAGCGAAAAAATAATCAAATTTCTCATACTACTTTTAAAAATTTACAAGATTTCTTACCCGATTGCACCCTCTTTTTTAATGATACTAAAGTCATTAAAGCAAGAATTTATGGGAATAAATCAAGCGGTGGAAAAATAGAACTTTTTCTACATCAACCCTGTTTAGGTTCGCAAGATTCACTTTTTTTAGCACAAATTAAAGGGCGCGTTAAAAAAGATGAAATTTTATCTTTTGAACAAAATTTAAAAGCTCAAGTTGTAGAACTTTTAGATGATGGCTTACGCAAGGTGCAATTTTTTCAAAATAATGAAATTTTAAATACTTTCAAACTTTATAAACTCCTTGATACAATAGGACATGTACCCTTACCTCCTTACATCAAAAGAAGTGATGAAAAAAGTGATTTAGAAGATTATCAAAGTATTTTTGCTAAAAATTTAGGAGCAGTAGCGGCTCCTACGGCTAGTTTACATTTTAGCGAAAATATGCTTGAGAATTTAAAAAAGAGGCATGAAATTTATCATTTGACTTTGCACGTTGGCGCAGGCACTTTTAAAAGTGTAGAATGTGAAAATTTAGAAAATCATAAAATGCACAGTGAATTTTTTGATATTCCTAAAAAAGCATGTGAAGTGATTGATTCTCAAAAAAAGATTTTAGGTATAGGCACTACAGTAACAAGGACTATAGAATACTACGCAAGAACTAAACAAAGCCAAGGCTTTTGTGATCTTTTTTTACATCCTCACAACCCGCCCCTAAGACAAGACTATCTTTTAACTAATTTTCATCTACCAAAATCAACTCTAATTATGTTAGTTTCAGCATTTATAGGAAGGCAAAATTGCCTTAAACTTTATGATATTGCCATAAAAGAAAAATATCGTTTTTACTCTTATGGCGATGCTATGCTTATTTTATAA
- the tatC gene encoding twin-arginine translocase subunit TatC: MFEELRPHLIELRKRLFISVACVIVMFIVCFAFRSYILDVLKAPLIQALPEVAKHVNVIEVQEALFTAMKVSFFAAFIFSLPVIFWQFWKFVAPGLYDNEKRLVVPFVSFASIMFALGACFCYFIVVPLAFKFLINFGLSEDFNPVITIGTYVDFFTKVVVAFGLAFEMPVIAFFFAKIGLIDDSFLKRHFRIAVLAIFVFSAFMTPPDVLSQFLMAGPLCGLYGLSILIVQKVNPAPKDEEKEESDK; this comes from the coding sequence ATGTTTGAAGAATTAAGACCCCATTTAATAGAACTTAGAAAGCGTCTTTTTATTAGCGTTGCTTGTGTGATTGTAATGTTTATAGTATGTTTTGCTTTTCGTAGCTATATCTTAGATGTGTTAAAAGCACCTCTTATTCAGGCTTTGCCTGAAGTGGCTAAACATGTCAATGTTATCGAAGTTCAAGAGGCTTTATTTACAGCTATGAAGGTAAGCTTTTTTGCTGCTTTTATTTTTTCTTTGCCTGTTATTTTTTGGCAATTTTGGAAATTCGTAGCCCCAGGCCTTTATGATAATGAAAAACGCCTTGTGGTGCCTTTTGTAAGCTTTGCAAGCATTATGTTTGCTCTAGGAGCTTGTTTTTGCTATTTTATTGTAGTGCCTTTAGCTTTTAAATTTTTAATCAATTTTGGTTTAAGTGAAGATTTTAATCCTGTAATCACCATAGGAACTTATGTGGACTTTTTTACAAAAGTAGTTGTTGCTTTTGGCTTGGCTTTTGAAATGCCTGTTATAGCTTTCTTCTTTGCCAAAATTGGACTTATTGATGATAGTTTCTTAAAGCGCCATTTTCGCATAGCTGTTTTAGCTATCTTTGTATTTTCAGCCTTTATGACTCCACCTGATGTTTTATCTCAATTTTTAATGGCTGGACCACTTTGCGGACTTTATGGACTTTCTATTTTAATCGTTCAAAAGGTAAATCCTGCTCCAAAAGATGAAGAAAAAGAAGAAAGCGATAAATGA
- the tatB gene encoding Sec-independent protein translocase protein TatB, whose amino-acid sequence MSFGEIIVILIVAILVLGPDKLPEAIVQIAKILKALKRNIDDAKSSIEKEIRINDLKEEAKKYKDEFSSANENIRKKLSFEEFDDLKRDILDKTKVDLTFDSRENSTPNPNEQNPNENQKPKLNPFENQEKVEK is encoded by the coding sequence ATGAGTTTTGGTGAAATTATTGTAATTTTAATAGTAGCAATTTTAGTTTTAGGGCCTGATAAACTTCCTGAAGCCATAGTGCAAATAGCAAAAATTTTAAAGGCTTTAAAACGCAATATCGATGATGCAAAATCAAGCATAGAAAAAGAAATTCGTATCAATGATTTAAAGGAAGAAGCTAAAAAATACAAAGATGAATTTTCAAGTGCAAATGAAAACATCCGTAAAAAACTTAGTTTTGAAGAATTTGATGATTTAAAAAGAGATATTTTGGATAAAACTAAAGTGGATTTGACTTTTGATAGCAGAGAAAATTCCACCCCTAACCCAAACGAACAAAATCCAAATGAAAATCAAAAACCCAAACTCAATCCATTTGAAAATCAAGAAAAAGTAGAAAAATAA
- the hemW gene encoding radical SAM family heme chaperone HemW, which produces MHLYIHIPFCESKCHYCAFTSLKKHDYENKYFEALYKDISFHLQKLNIKKNSIKTLFIGGGTPSAVSAKNFEMILTLIEPFLSKNIEFSSEANPNSADIDWLKTMKNLGLNRISFGAQSFHPKKLEFLGRIHDQKMIFKALENANKLGFKKINLDLIYDTKLDDKKMLQFELEQLKQIKNLITHLSAYNLTIEPLSAFAKKDHFKKNAPYLMKFFIQELQKLGFLQYEISNFAKNKAQICKHNLAYWKGLDYLGCGLSAVSCYKNERFYTAKNLKAYLQNPVFRDVEKLSQEDLNLEHLFLGLRSIVGIEECKLSEIQKEKANLLVREKKLKFEKGRYYNLNFLISDELALYLSS; this is translated from the coding sequence ATGCATTTATATATTCATATCCCTTTTTGCGAAAGCAAATGCCATTATTGTGCTTTTACAAGTCTAAAAAAACATGATTATGAAAACAAATATTTTGAGGCTTTATATAAAGATATTTCCTTTCATTTGCAAAAATTAAATATTAAAAAAAATAGCATTAAAACCCTCTTTATAGGAGGAGGCACTCCAAGTGCTGTTAGTGCAAAAAATTTTGAGATGATTTTAACACTTATAGAACCTTTTTTAAGTAAAAATATAGAATTTTCAAGCGAGGCTAATCCCAATTCAGCCGATATAGACTGGCTTAAAACAATGAAAAATTTAGGCCTTAATCGTATCTCTTTTGGAGCGCAAAGCTTTCATCCTAAAAAACTAGAATTTTTAGGAAGAATTCATGATCAAAAAATGATTTTTAAAGCATTGGAAAATGCGAATAAACTGGGATTTAAAAAGATTAATTTAGATCTTATTTATGATACAAAATTAGATGATAAAAAAATGCTTCAATTTGAACTTGAACAATTAAAACAAATTAAAAATTTAATCACTCATCTAAGCGCTTACAATCTTACCATAGAGCCACTGAGTGCTTTTGCAAAAAAGGATCATTTTAAAAAAAATGCACCCTATTTGATGAAATTTTTTATCCAAGAACTTCAAAAGCTTGGATTTTTACAATACGAAATCAGTAATTTTGCCAAAAATAAAGCCCAAATTTGCAAACACAATTTAGCCTACTGGAAAGGTTTGGATTATCTAGGCTGTGGTTTGAGCGCGGTGAGTTGTTATAAAAATGAGCGTTTTTATACGGCTAAAAATTTAAAAGCTTATCTTCAAAATCCTGTCTTTAGGGATGTTGAAAAACTAAGTCAAGAAGATTTAAATTTAGAACATCTATTTTTAGGACTAAGAAGTATAGTGGGTATTGAAGAATGCAAATTAAGCGAAATTCAAAAAGAAAAAGCCAATTTACTTGTAAGAGAAAAAAAGCTTAAATTTGAGAAAGGGCGTTACTATAATCTTAACTTTTTAATTAGCGATGAGCTTGCCTTATATCTCTCATCTTAA
- a CDS encoding RNA pyrophosphohydrolase, producing MEKEKKYRPNVAAIVLSSAYPFECKLFIAKRSDMDNIWQFPQGGIDEGEDPKSAVLRELKEEIGTNEVEIIAEHPEWLSYDFPEKIAKKMYPYDGQSQKYFLVRLKHGAKININTKHPEFDAYQFVGVKQVFETINHFKRNIYVKVIKYFEEKGYI from the coding sequence GTGGAAAAAGAAAAAAAGTATAGACCCAATGTCGCTGCTATTGTTTTATCAAGTGCTTATCCTTTTGAGTGTAAGCTTTTTATAGCCAAAAGAAGCGATATGGATAATATTTGGCAGTTTCCACAAGGTGGTATCGATGAGGGAGAAGACCCTAAAAGTGCTGTATTAAGAGAGCTTAAGGAAGAGATTGGCACGAATGAAGTGGAAATCATAGCTGAGCATCCTGAATGGTTGAGTTATGACTTTCCAGAAAAGATTGCTAAAAAAATGTATCCTTATGATGGGCAAAGCCAAAAATATTTTTTAGTGCGATTAAAACACGGTGCTAAAATTAATATTAATACAAAACATCCTGAATTTGATGCTTATCAATTTGTCGGAGTAAAACAAGTGTTTGAAACCATAAATCATTTCAAGAGAAATATTTATGTTAAAGTTATTAAATATTTTGAAGAGAAAGGTTATATTTAA
- a CDS encoding aspartate kinase produces MLIVQKYGGTSVGTLERIDAVAERVIKSAKEGHQLVVVVSAMSGVTNTLIEQAEYFSKNPNGKDMDMLLSSGERVTSALLSIALNERGYPSLAFSGRKAGIVTDSVSTKARISYIDTQEITKALNEGKIVVVAGFQGVDKEGDVTTLGRGGSDLSAVAVAGALKADLCEIYTDVDGVYTTDPRIEPKAKKLDKISYEEMLELASLGAKVLQNRSVELAKKLNVKLVTRSSFNDNEGTMITKEDGMEQALVSGIALDKNQARVTLRNIEDKPGIAAEIFSVLADENINVDMIIQNVGVDGATNLGFTVPQNELDLAKNAMQKILGSKTTIESDSAVVKVSIVGVGMKSHSGVASKAFKALADEGINIGMISTSEIKISMIVHEKYGELAVRALHECYGLDK; encoded by the coding sequence ATGCTTATAGTTCAAAAATATGGCGGAACAAGCGTTGGCACTTTAGAACGCATTGATGCGGTAGCAGAGCGTGTTATAAAAAGTGCAAAAGAGGGACATCAGCTTGTGGTTGTAGTTTCAGCGATGAGTGGAGTTACAAATACTTTAATAGAGCAAGCAGAATACTTTAGCAAAAATCCTAATGGCAAAGATATGGATATGCTTTTAAGTAGTGGAGAGCGCGTAACGAGTGCTTTACTTTCTATTGCGCTCAATGAAAGAGGATATCCTTCTCTTGCTTTTTCAGGGAGAAAAGCAGGAATTGTTACAGATAGCGTTTCTACAAAGGCTAGAATTTCTTATATTGACACTCAAGAAATTACCAAGGCTTTAAATGAAGGAAAAATAGTCGTTGTAGCGGGCTTTCAAGGAGTTGATAAAGAGGGTGATGTTACAACTTTAGGGCGTGGCGGAAGTGATTTGAGTGCGGTTGCTGTTGCAGGAGCTCTTAAGGCGGATTTGTGTGAAATTTATACCGATGTGGATGGAGTTTATACTACAGATCCAAGGATTGAACCAAAGGCAAAAAAACTTGATAAAATTTCTTATGAAGAAATGCTTGAGCTTGCTAGTTTGGGAGCTAAGGTTTTGCAAAATCGCTCGGTTGAACTTGCAAAAAAATTAAATGTAAAATTAGTTACTAGAAGTAGTTTTAATGATAATGAGGGTACAATGATAACAAAAGAAGATGGAATGGAACAAGCTTTAGTTAGTGGTATTGCTTTAGATAAAAATCAAGCAAGAGTAACTTTAAGAAATATAGAAGATAAACCAGGAATCGCGGCTGAAATTTTTTCTGTTTTAGCGGATGAAAATATCAATGTAGATATGATTATACAAAATGTTGGAGTAGATGGAGCTACAAATTTAGGATTTACTGTGCCTCAAAATGAGCTTGATTTGGCAAAAAATGCTATGCAAAAAATTTTAGGCTCTAAAACAACTATAGAAAGTGATAGTGCTGTGGTTAAAGTTTCTATAGTGGGCGTAGGTATGAAATCACATTCAGGTGTAGCAAGCAAAGCCTTTAAAGCTTTAGCAGATGAGGGTATTAATATAGGCATGATTTCTACAAGCGAGATTAAAATTTCAATGATTGTGCATGAAAAATATGGCGAGCTTGCAGTAAGAGCCTTGCATGAGTGTTATGGGCTTGATAAATAA
- a CDS encoding HobA family DNA replication regulator produces the protein MSDFLSFTLENIRNGGTFMAWMESRRLEWAPLMAARLKYLLEGRTFVLMCDEQRAWYEEYFLANINSKTTRPMLPFVSLKSLCKKKIQNIEDIALLNDLLDISFPNGFIYFYIGSASDKKSLIAKSRDDSLLWLFDEQLQDSFYLNSKDKDLDVKLITLYKLFDTSLDAILFSKVSL, from the coding sequence ATGAGCGATTTTTTAAGTTTTACGCTTGAAAATATCCGCAATGGCGGAACATTTATGGCTTGGATGGAGTCTCGTCGTTTAGAATGGGCTCCTTTAATGGCCGCAAGATTAAAATACCTTTTAGAGGGGCGAACCTTTGTTTTAATGTGTGATGAACAAAGGGCTTGGTATGAAGAATACTTTTTAGCAAATATAAATTCCAAAACTACTCGCCCCATGCTTCCTTTTGTGTCTTTAAAATCTTTATGTAAAAAAAAGATACAAAATATCGAAGATATAGCCTTGCTTAATGATTTACTTGATATTTCGTTTCCTAATGGCTTTATTTATTTTTATATAGGGAGTGCAAGCGATAAGAAATCATTAATCGCTAAATCACGCGACGATAGTCTTTTATGGCTTTTTGATGAGCAATTGCAAGATAGTTTTTATTTGAATTCCAAAGATAAAGATTTAGATGTCAAGCTCATCACTCTTTATAAACTTTTTGATACGAGTTTGGATGCGATTTTATTTTCCAAAGTGAGTCTTTAG
- a CDS encoding DNA polymerase III subunit delta' — translation MFVSKIIITDDFDGIRAELLKQFHPNSLRFIPKEVASEFLIDDAKAVEKESYIAETSEKIIVLMANSFRIEAQNFLLKLLEEPPKNIKFLIVVPSKNLLLPTIKSRLICEKRNKIKAKNTLNLELNKMDLKTLFEFLQENENLDKAELMEKIALIAEESVKFKDFNADELEFFYESYELAKLNSKSSLILATLLLNYYTKNEK, via the coding sequence GTGTTTGTAAGTAAAATTATCATCACCGATGATTTTGATGGTATTAGGGCTGAACTTTTAAAGCAATTTCATCCCAATTCTTTGCGTTTTATACCTAAAGAAGTTGCAAGTGAGTTTTTAATCGATGATGCTAAAGCGGTTGAAAAGGAAAGCTATATCGCAGAAACAAGTGAAAAAATCATTGTTTTAATGGCAAATTCTTTTAGGATAGAAGCTCAAAATTTTTTACTCAAGCTTCTTGAAGAGCCGCCAAAAAATATTAAATTTCTTATCGTAGTTCCTTCTAAAAATTTACTTTTACCCACCATAAAATCGCGTCTTATTTGTGAAAAACGCAACAAAATAAAGGCTAAAAATACTTTAAATTTAGAACTTAATAAAATGGATTTAAAGACTTTGTTTGAGTTTTTACAAGAAAATGAAAATTTAGATAAAGCAGAATTAATGGAAAAAATTGCACTGATTGCAGAAGAAAGTGTTAAATTTAAAGATTTTAATGCCGATGAGCTTGAATTTTTTTATGAAAGCTATGAGCTTGCAAAGTTAAATTCCAAAAGCTCTTTGATACTGGCTACGCTTTTATTAAATTATTATACAAAGAATGAAAAATGA